AAAAATAGTGTCATCCTTACTTGGTCGGCTGGCTCAAGCAAGTTTTGCAGTAGCGATCGCCCTCATGTGGCTAAATCCATCTTTAGCTGCCGATCCTTTTCGTACTAACGACCAAAGGAAAATTGGCGACAAGACAGAAGCAGCTTTTAAGGCAATTTTCCAACAAGGTAACTACAAAGAGGCAGAGCTTTACTTACAACAAGCCGAATCTAGTGAACCAAATGAACCACTAGCTTATGCGATGAAGGCATCTTTAGCATACGCTAATAAAGATTTGTCTGCTTTAGACACATACAGTAAGAAAACACTGGAAACCGGACAAAATCTGATTGCTGTAGACCCATTGCGTGGCAATTTATACACTGCTGTCGGTCATTTTTTAGAAGGTGCGGTAATTCTCCAGCGTCAGGGTACAGTTAGCGGGGCGCCGCAAGCTTTGACTCGGTTGCGACAAGTTTATCAATATTTAGACAAAGCAGAAGCCGTTTCTGCCAACGATCCAGAACTGAATTTAATTAAGGGCTATATGGATTTGATGCTAGCCGTTAATCTACCTTTTGCCAATCCAGAGCAAGCGATTGAACGCTTAGAAAAAAATGCCGCTCCTCAATATTTAGCCAATCGCGGTGTTGCTCTTGCCTACCGGGACTTAAAACAGTACTCTCAAGCACTAGAGTATGCAAATCGAGCGCTGAAAACAACATCTGATAACCCGGAGATGTATTATCTAAAAGGGCAAATCCTCCAAGAACAGGGGAAAAAAGAAAAAAGCAAGCCAATGATACAAGAAGCGATCGCTAATTTTGACAAAGCACTAGCAAAAAAATCCCAACTTCCAGCTGGTTTAGTCAAACAGATTGAACGCGAACGTCGTAGTGCTACAAACCGCCTAAATAATACTGGAAGCTAATTTGGCAATTGGTAATAGGGAATTGGTAATTGGTAATTGGGCTTTTCCCCATTCCCCATTATCCATTCCCCATTACCCATTCCCCATTCCCCATTACCCATTACCCATTCCCCATTCCCAACTTGAAATGCATATTCAATTTCGCGAATTTAATCCTTTTGATGTTTGGATTTGGCTATGTTTCACTACAATTCCCTCTGAACGAGAAAAGCAGTATGTAGAAGAAGTTTTCAATTCTTGGTTTTATTTAGGCAAATTAGGTGCATTTAATGCCGAAAATCTTCAAGTACAGGAAACGGGACTTGAGCTAAGTTATATGAATTATGATTCCAAAGGTTATGACAAAAGCTTGTTAGCGCTGATGCATAATATGGGTGAGTTTGAATATCAAGGAACCTGGGCACGTTGTTGGTTTGATTTGGGAACTAGTGATGCGATCGCTCTCGATATTTTAATTAATTCTCTCACACAATTGAGTGAGGAATATGTCACCATTGAGCAATTATATATCGGTGGCGAAAATGATGATTGGTCTGTGGAAGATAGCGAGAGTAATCAATTTTCGTCGCATAATAATTAATTTTTAACAACAATGCATAAACCAGGTGAAATTCGCGTTTTAGCTTTGGGACTAATTCGACAAGGCGATAACGCAAAGCGTACGCAGGGCGAACGTACTTTTATTTCCCAAGGCTACGATCCAGTTAAGCAACAAACTTTTTACCGCGCAATGGGTGGTGGTGTTGACTTTGGGGAAACCAGTTTAGAAGCACTTCAGCGAGAATTTCAAGAAGAAATCCAAGCGGAATTAACCAACATTCATTACTTGGGTTGTATAGAAAATATTTTCACTTTTAACGGTAAACAAGGTCACGAAATCTTGCAAATATATCAATGTGATTTTGTCGATCCCAAGTTTTATCAACTGGAAAATTTAGTCTTTGCTGAAGGTGAAAGACAAAAAACAGCGCTTTGGGTAGAAATTAGTCGTTTTAAATCAGGAGAATTAAAGTTAGTACCGGAGCAGTTTTTAGAGTATTTATAATGAAGCAACCAAGCAAAATACAAGTGAAAGTATTTGGCTTAATTCGAGATAAAGAAAAGCTTTTTGTTTCTGAAGACTACGATAGCGTGAAGCAAGAAAAATATTACCGCGCTTTAGGTGGTAGTATTGAATTTGGTGAAACTAGCCACGCAGCCCTACAAAGAGAGTTTCAAGAAGAAATTCAAGCAAAATTAACCAATATTCGCTATCTGGGTAGTTTGGAAAACCTATTTACTTATGAAGGTAAATCAGGACACGAAATTGTTCAAGTTTATGAATGTGATTTTGTCGATTCTAAATTTTATCAACTGGAAAAATTAGTTTTTTTTGAAGCCGATAATTCTCAACATCAAGCGATGTGGATAGATATTTATCGCTTCAAATCAGGTGAGTTGAGACTAGTACCTGAGCAGTTTGGCGATTATTTGTAAAGATGAGACGGGGCAATATGATAGTAACCTGACTTCTCCCCATCTCTTAAATTCACTTACCGCCATAGAAAAAGGCAATTTCTTTCTCTTTCAGAGGAGCAAAACCAGCGTCTACAAGCTTTTTATCGAGTTCTGCTTGGGGAATGTGTTTTGCGCCAATTCGGACGATGCGCGATCGCATTGTATTAGATACGCCACTGCGCTGTCTATTTGCCTCTAGCGCCATAACTTCGGTGTACAGTTCTAACTTGGCAGGGGGAATCGGCGAACCGTCAAAATCAATTCCTTGGGCGATCGCTTCATCAATCGCATCTGCACCTGTGGTAGTTTGATTTCCTGGGTTAATTTCAGCAGGCATGACAATTTAATTAGTCTAAAGGCTATAAGTAGATTTTACCAGCCTTAGGTATTGGGGAATGGTGAGTGGGCAATGAGCAATGGTGAAATCAAAATTGTCTACTTTCTACTTCCCACAATCTTGTTACTCTATGTTTGCAGCTACGCTTGTCAGTTTGAGAGTTTTTGGTTTAATCTCAAACGAATGGTGTCGCAATAGGTGGTGCTATGTCTGAATCTCATACTCCTCATCAAAAAGAGCGTGCTTTAGAAAAAGCTCTGACCAATAAAATAATAGATGATTGTTTCGCTTACTCGGAAAGCTGGTTGCGAGCCATTTTGCGGATGTGCATCTTCTCTTTGGCTCATTTAGATGGACAAACAGTGTTTGTCGTTGAATGTCCCAATCAAGCCGTAGCTAAACGCTTGAGTCGTAAGACTTATCCTTTTCGAGGAATGGTCTATTATTTAACAGATGAATTGAATGAAAGCGATCGCACTTTATTTTGCTATCAAGAACCGAACGGCGTTAATTGGCGCTGTTTTGATACTACCACCAACTCTTGGAAAACCTTGAGTAATTTACACACACCGATTGCCCCAACTGATAGTTGATTAAGTTGTCAAAAGTCACGCATTCAAAAATAATTACTCTTGACTATTACCTAATTACGAGATTGCCGCGTCACTAAACCTCCAGCAAATGCCCCTAAAACTGTCCCTGTCCACAGTCCGGTAGTGCTACCTTGCCACATTGCTCCTGGTGTCACCCAAGCGTTACAAACTTCCTTTAATACCCAACCTTGATTTTGACACTTTTGGCTATGGATAGCTAAAGTTATTTGCCCGCTCATATAACCACCAACCAATCCTGAAGTTAGCGCTAAAAAGGTGCAAATTAGAACTTTGTTTTTAGTCATTGTAGTGAGCGGTTTACCGCTCAAAGCTAAGGTTTTAAGGGCTGAAGCCCTTACTACATTAACCCGTATTTCTCATACCGGCGGCAATACCGTTTATAGTTAACAATGCCCCTCGCAGCAACTCACCCTTACTGTAACGAGAATGAATAACCCCAGAGGTGGTATTAGTCATTGATTGCCGTAACCGTTTAATGATAGAAACCTGTATAAAACCTAGCGGCACAATTGTACCATTACGTAATTGCACCGAACGCTGCAAAACAGGATCGCCATCTAAAAGTCGTTTGTGGTCGGTGATTTTCAGCACCAAATCTCGTGTCAGATAGAATTCGCTGGCAATTTGTTCAAACACCTTGTCAAAGCGGGCTTTATCTTCTGGTTGCGATAATTCTTGGACGTAATGTTCCGCCATTTGAATGTCTACTTTTGCCAAGGTCATTTCTGCCTTGGAAATTACCATCTTGAAAAAGGGCCACTTGACATAAAAGTAACGCAATAATTTTAGGTGTTCTTCGGGTTCTTCATTCAAGAATTCTTGTAAAGCTGTGCCGACACCGTACCAAGAAGGTAGCAAAAATCGAGTTTGCGTCCAACTAAATACCCAAGGAATGGCTCTTAGGCTGCTTAAATCTTTCTTTCCAGATGGACGACGCGCTGGACGAGAGCTAATCTGTAATTGGCTGATTTCTTCTATTGGCGTTACTTGGTGGAAGAAGTCGATAAAATCAGGTTGCTCGTAGATTAAAGAGCGATAATGTGTACGCGATCGCGCTGCTAATTCTTCCATAATCTCATTCCAGGGTTCAATATCATCAAACCCTGTCCGCAACAAGCTAGCTTGGATTACAGCTGTAGTGATGGTTTCCATATGATACAAAGCCAAATCCTGCAAAGAGTATTTGGAAGCCAAAACTTCACCCTGTTCTGTAATCTTGATACGTCCATTAATACTGTGACCTGGTTGCGCCAAAATAGCTTCATAAGCAGGTCCCCCACCACGTCCCACAGAACCACCGCGACCGTGGAAAATCCGCACATTTATGCTATAATATTCGGCTATTTTCTGCAATGATTTTTGAGCTTTGTGAATTTCCCAGTTACTGCTCAAAAAACCAGAGTCTTTATTGCTGTCAGAATACCCCAGCATCACTTCTTGCAAGTTAGGGGTGAGGGGGGAGGAGGGGGGGACATTCTCCTTGTCCCCCTTCTCCTCTACTTCGTAACCGCCGGCTAATAAAGCGCGATATAAAGGTAGTTCAAACAGTTGACGCATAACGCTTCTTGAGCGTTGCAAGTCTTCCACCGTTTCAAATAGGGGAACTACCTGGATAGTGCCGATCGCCGTACCTGGATCGAAAAGTCTTGCTTCTTTGGCTAAAAGTAATACTTCGAGTACGTCGCTAACTTCGC
Above is a genomic segment from Tolypothrix sp. NIES-4075 containing:
- a CDS encoding Sll0314/Alr1548 family TPR repeat-containing protein gives rise to the protein MTKWFYVPQKIVSSLLGRLAQASFAVAIALMWLNPSLAADPFRTNDQRKIGDKTEAAFKAIFQQGNYKEAELYLQQAESSEPNEPLAYAMKASLAYANKDLSALDTYSKKTLETGQNLIAVDPLRGNLYTAVGHFLEGAVILQRQGTVSGAPQALTRLRQVYQYLDKAEAVSANDPELNLIKGYMDLMLAVNLPFANPEQAIERLEKNAAPQYLANRGVALAYRDLKQYSQALEYANRALKTTSDNPEMYYLKGQILQEQGKKEKSKPMIQEAIANFDKALAKKSQLPAGLVKQIERERRSATNRLNNTGS
- a CDS encoding DUF3531 family protein; translated protein: MHIQFREFNPFDVWIWLCFTTIPSEREKQYVEEVFNSWFYLGKLGAFNAENLQVQETGLELSYMNYDSKGYDKSLLALMHNMGEFEYQGTWARCWFDLGTSDAIALDILINSLTQLSEEYVTIEQLYIGGENDDWSVEDSESNQFSSHNN
- a CDS encoding NUDIX hydrolase, coding for MHKPGEIRVLALGLIRQGDNAKRTQGERTFISQGYDPVKQQTFYRAMGGGVDFGETSLEALQREFQEEIQAELTNIHYLGCIENIFTFNGKQGHEILQIYQCDFVDPKFYQLENLVFAEGERQKTALWVEISRFKSGELKLVPEQFLEYL
- a CDS encoding NUDIX hydrolase, producing MKQPSKIQVKVFGLIRDKEKLFVSEDYDSVKQEKYYRALGGSIEFGETSHAALQREFQEEIQAKLTNIRYLGSLENLFTYEGKSGHEIVQVYECDFVDSKFYQLEKLVFFEADNSQHQAMWIDIYRFKSGELRLVPEQFGDYL
- a CDS encoding small RNA NsiR4-regulated ssr1528 family protein, with amino-acid sequence MPAEINPGNQTTTGADAIDEAIAQGIDFDGSPIPPAKLELYTEVMALEANRQRSGVSNTMRSRIVRIGAKHIPQAELDKKLVDAGFAPLKEKEIAFFYGGK